The Arachis duranensis cultivar V14167 unplaced genomic scaffold, aradu.V14167.gnm2.J7QH unplaced_Scaffold_74099, whole genome shotgun sequence DNA window GGTCGGCACGAAGTGATTCACCATGCTCAAACATGAGGCGATCGTTCGTTAGGGACGGTTTATAGATCATAAAATTCCCACAAATGGAATGAGAAGTGGGTCCATGTAAATGATCGAGACCTCGGAAACAACAACGCTCCTTCCCCATATGGAGTTCGGAACCCAAAGGCAATCGTTGAGTGAACTGTATCCTCTTTGTGTTAGTTGACCTAAGCCGCACCATTACAGCTGGGGTGGGGCTCGGCCTCCGAACCGTACGTGGGGCGAGTTTCTGCCTCATACAGCTCGGGCCGAAGACCGGGGGAAGTTTAGTTATTTAGAGATGGGGGGACCCAGCAGCTGCCGGTCGGGGCGGGGATAAGCTTGTGAAGAAGCAAATCCCCCCCCAAAAAAAACCTTGATATACTATAGCGCTAGCGCTTCGCGTTCTTTCTATTTCATCCCATTTTTTTCGGGATAGGCGGCGAATACTAATCTAATAAGTGAAGTTGTAGTCGTCTTACAAATTGGCTCGGACACCAGCTTTCCCAAAATCAATTCGTGCCCGCCCATTCTGTCTCGCCCTAAATGGAATGGCTCTCTTAGTTACGCTGCGCCCCGGTCTGAGTCCCCACGTCCGCTCTTCTCCGCCCGCAACCCAAGAAGTTGGCTTTGCCAACACAACATTAGGGCCGTCCCCTTCATTCTATGCCGACCCCGGCCCGGGGCTGGCTTTTTGGGAAGCCCGTTCCCACCGCGCTCACGGCCCGGCTGGCCTTCCAGCGGTAGTGGGAATTATCCCGTTCCCTGGTCAAAGACTTGGTTGGATGCGGGATCTACTCCACGAGGAGCGGTACGGACGTAGATGATATCATCACGACCTCTCTTTTCGTACCGCTAGGGATGCTTAACGCCACTTCGCCAACTGGCGTTACCTGCGCTTTCGTGTCTCTCAGTGTGGTCAGCACTGGGTGTTTCCGAGCAGCGAGGCTTACACCCATTCGCATTAGTTCATCCAAAGTTCCTTACCCTTATGCACGAATTATTGAATAAGCCATCTTCCTATCAAGGTTAAGGAGTCAACTGAGCATCTCAGCGGCGGGATTGAATACCCGGATCGAGTCAGAGTTCACGCCGCCCGCCCTGAACAAATAGGAGGCGTGGGCCACAGGTCGCACATAAGCCGCCGGGTCGCACGACAGAAGAACACCCAACATACAGATGCACACTCCAAAATGTGCAATATTCATCTGAATTGGAGCTTTTTGGTGGTAGTCGTGACCAACAGCCATCAGCTGTCGGCTCGTTGGTAAGGCGAGAGCTTCAAGCCCGATTTCAGGTTCAGGTGGCACACCCCCCACACAAGCACCCCCCGACGAAGGGGGGACGGGGAAAGCTACAGGCCCAAAACCTTCGACCCTTCTTTCTAAATGGGGGTGCCCGGAGCACCTCATCTTGTCATTTCGTTCTTGCTCATTCCCGTTAGGGTTAGGCCGAAGTCTTTGGCGTTTCCTTCTCTGCGCCCGCTCACGCTTTGCTGACCTATCGCGTGGTAAAGAGAAGAGAGTACGAAAGAATAGTAAACAGAGCACACCGCAGAAAGATTCTAAATATGAGAAGTCCCCCTTGGATTCGAGAAGAAGGAAATGAAGAACGGGAACGAAACGAAATGAGGCGTTTCCAGCTCTAGTTTCGGATGAGCTTCTCCCAATTATGTCTGGTAGTAAAATAAGGCGGCCTGCTCTGACCAAGACTCCACTTTTTGCTCCGTCCATGGAGCGTCTGAATTTCCTGGAATGTAGATAGACCAAAAGAGGGAATGAAGGGATAAGAATTGGAATTAGAGTACCATTGGAAAAAGGGGCACCTGTGGGAACATCTCTACTGACGAACCATTTCAATAGTAAGGGTGCTGCCGTGCCACGAGGCACGACCATAGaagtaatgaaaaagaaaaagttatgtAGTTGGACCATCCGCTCTATCCGTTCGAGTTTCGCTTCTCTAGAGAAGATGAGACGCTAAAAATGAAAGTGTTCGCAACGCATATCGAAAGGATACCAATGAAGCCGACCATTAATGACTTGTTCGAACACCGGGAGCGGTCTGATCCCTTATTTGATCATACCTCTCTTAGAAACATAATACAAAAGCAAACTCTCATAGTTCGGAGCCCAGCTCCAACTACTTCTTCGTAAGGTGAGGTACTTCTTTCGGTTTGAATAGGGGTCGCTCttcttttccattttctgtCTGGTTTTGGTCCTCCTCCTACCTCTGTTTGCAACGGCTACAGACGCATGTTAACGTGAATTGCGTATAGAAACAAAAAGAGccacttattttatttattctcggAGCTGGCCCATTGATTCCCTGCGGTTAAAACTATTGACCATCCACTCGGTCTAACAGAATATGCGAATGATGGATGGCTTGGATGACCCGCAGATAGGGAAGGCTTTGCCGGGTGCCATGCTCCATTATTTGCATGACATAGGACTGATAGGTCCGTGGCGTCATCAGCCCCCCCCCCGCAGGGAATGGAGATAGTAACGAATGTCACGGTACCTATCAAGAATAGAAAGGGGGTAAAAACCGTCCGCTACCAACGCAGC harbors:
- the LOC127744652 gene encoding cytochrome c biogenesis CcmF C-terminal-like mitochondrial protein — its product is MVQLHNFFFFITSMVVPRGTAAPLLLKWFVSRDVPTGAPFSNGTLIPILIPSFPLLVYLHSRKFRRSMDGAKSGVLVRAGRLILLPDIIGRSSSETRAGNASFRFVPVLHFLLLESKGDFSYLESFCGVLCLLFFRTLFSLPRDRSAKRERAQRRKRQRLRPNPNGNEQERNDKMRCSGHPHLERRVEGFGPVAFPVPPSSGGACVGGVPPEPEIGLEALALPTSRQLMAVGHDYHQKAPIQMNIAHFGVCICMLGVLLSCDPAAYVRPVAHASYLFRAGGVNSDSIRVFNPAAEMLS